From uncultured Desulfobacter sp., the proteins below share one genomic window:
- a CDS encoding SDR family oxidoreductase translates to MKALVTGGAGFIGSHLVDRLLAENITVVVIDNLETGRVENISHALANSRCTLHTTDISQPLSEDLFQNVDWVFHLAGLADIVPSIESPYRYHEVNTHGTVNVLEAARKSKVKRMVYAASSSCYGIPDVYPTPETAPIRTEYPYAHTKYAAETYVMHWSKVYKIPSIALRLFNVYGPRSRTGGTYGAVFGVFMAQKLAGRPFTVVGDGEQMRDFVYVSDVVEAFLAAARSNITQDIFNIGYGTPQTINTLVNLLGGEKIHIQDRPGEPKCTHADISKARAQLAWRPTIDFKTGVAEMLHHINMWKEAPIWDETSIAKATKAWFTQLA, encoded by the coding sequence ATGAAAGCACTTGTAACTGGTGGGGCAGGATTTATTGGAAGCCATCTTGTTGATCGCCTTTTGGCCGAGAACATTACGGTAGTAGTTATCGATAACCTTGAAACCGGCAGAGTGGAAAACATTTCCCACGCCCTTGCCAATTCCCGTTGCACCCTTCACACAACAGACATTTCACAGCCATTGTCCGAGGACCTATTTCAAAATGTGGATTGGGTGTTCCATCTTGCTGGTTTGGCGGATATAGTGCCATCCATTGAATCGCCCTATCGATATCATGAGGTGAATACCCATGGAACGGTTAACGTTTTGGAAGCCGCACGGAAGTCCAAAGTTAAACGGATGGTTTACGCTGCCTCTTCGTCCTGTTACGGTATCCCTGACGTCTATCCTACGCCGGAGACAGCTCCCATTCGGACTGAATACCCATATGCTCATACAAAATATGCAGCTGAAACCTATGTTATGCACTGGTCAAAAGTATACAAAATCCCAAGTATTGCACTCCGCCTGTTCAACGTATATGGCCCGCGTTCCCGTACTGGAGGAACTTATGGGGCTGTATTCGGGGTGTTTATGGCACAAAAGCTCGCTGGCCGACCTTTCACGGTGGTGGGAGACGGAGAACAGATGCGTGATTTCGTATATGTCAGTGATGTGGTTGAAGCGTTTCTTGCCGCAGCACGCTCCAACATCACTCAGGACATATTCAATATCGGATACGGAACGCCCCAAACCATCAACACATTGGTAAATTTACTTGGGGGGGAAAAAATTCACATCCAGGACCGTCCCGGAGAACCGAAATGCACACATGCCGACATCAGCAAGGCACGTGCACAACTGGCATGGAGACCCACGATAGACTTTAAAACAGGCGTTGCAGAAATGCTTCATCATATCAACATGTGGAAAGAGGCTCCGATATGGGACGAAACCAGCATCGCAAAGGCAACAAAAGCATGGTTCACTCAGCTCGCGTAA
- a CDS encoding PfkB family carbohydrate kinase: MRYVQSSEKILSLAVLSNILEKRQNATIVHCHGVFDLVHIGHIRHFQEAKSLGDILVVTITPDEFVNKGPHRPVFSAKLRAESLAALEVIDYVAVNQWPTAVEIIKLLKPDIYVKGSEYRDINNDKTGKIIDEEKAVNSCGGRIHFTDDIVYSSSTLLNDFFSPFPEEVQRYLRNFSRQYDINDVLHYLENAQTVNVLAVGETILDEYVFCDTLGKSGKEPILAARCAGSEMYAGGILAIGNNLAAFTDNVSLLSSLGDKDSNKNFIQQNIVPVIKPHFINHEGPTIVKRRYVEQYPFQKLFEVYHMSNNDDRPEPHEKFRENLEELLPQADLVIVADYGHGLIDQKTAALICEKAKLLAVNTQVNAGNYGFNTVSKYTGADFICISEKELRLETRCRNGDIKKLMGNASEHLQCPKLLITKGKEGCICYDQHTGFHRIPAFTGKIVDRIGSGDTMLALSSLCVAQKAPLEIAGFLGNVAGALAVGTICNKTSLEKIPMMKNIISMLK, translated from the coding sequence ATGAGATATGTCCAATCATCGGAAAAAATCCTTAGTTTAGCCGTACTTTCCAACATCCTTGAAAAGCGCCAGAATGCAACCATTGTACACTGCCATGGCGTTTTCGATCTTGTTCACATCGGTCATATCAGACATTTCCAGGAGGCTAAGAGCCTGGGCGACATTCTAGTCGTCACCATAACCCCTGACGAATTTGTCAACAAAGGCCCGCACCGACCGGTTTTCTCTGCCAAACTAAGGGCTGAGAGTTTGGCTGCTCTTGAAGTTATCGATTATGTCGCCGTCAATCAATGGCCCACGGCCGTTGAAATCATTAAACTTCTAAAACCGGATATATATGTCAAAGGGTCTGAATACCGAGACATTAATAATGATAAAACAGGGAAAATCATAGACGAAGAAAAGGCGGTAAACAGCTGCGGCGGCCGAATTCATTTCACAGATGATATTGTTTACAGTTCCTCTACACTACTTAATGATTTTTTCTCTCCATTCCCTGAAGAGGTGCAGCGGTACTTACGTAATTTTTCCCGGCAATACGATATAAACGATGTTCTACATTACCTGGAAAACGCTCAAACAGTAAATGTGCTGGCAGTTGGGGAAACCATACTTGATGAATACGTTTTTTGCGACACGCTGGGGAAGTCAGGCAAAGAGCCTATCCTGGCCGCCCGTTGCGCGGGTTCCGAGATGTATGCCGGGGGTATCCTTGCAATTGGTAACAATCTTGCGGCTTTTACGGACAATGTATCCTTGTTAAGCAGTCTGGGAGACAAAGATTCAAACAAAAATTTTATACAACAAAACATAGTTCCTGTCATCAAGCCTCATTTTATAAACCATGAGGGTCCAACAATCGTAAAACGACGTTATGTTGAGCAATATCCGTTTCAAAAACTTTTTGAAGTCTATCACATGAGCAACAACGACGACAGACCTGAACCCCATGAAAAATTTCGTGAAAATTTGGAAGAACTGCTTCCTCAAGCAGATCTGGTCATTGTCGCAGATTACGGGCACGGGCTTATCGACCAAAAAACAGCCGCTTTGATTTGCGAAAAAGCTAAGTTGTTGGCCGTCAATACCCAGGTTAATGCAGGGAACTACGGCTTCAACACCGTTTCAAAATACACTGGTGCTGATTTTATCTGCATTTCAGAAAAAGAGCTTCGACTTGAAACCCGTTGTCGCAACGGGGATATTAAAAAATTGATGGGAAATGCCTCTGAGCACCTTCAATGCCCAAAGCTTCTGATTACTAAAGGCAAAGAGGGGTGTATTTGTTACGACCAACATACTGGTTTTCATAGGATTCCAGCCTTTACAGGGAAGATTGTTGATCGAATTGGATCCGGCGATACAATGCTTGCTTTATCGTCTTTATGTGTAGCTCAAAAAGCACCCTTAGAAATAGCCGGATTTCTTGGAAACGTGGCCGGGGCTTTGGCGGTTGGAACTATCTGTAACAAAACATCTTTAGAAAAAATACCGATGATGAAAAACATCATCAGTATGCTGAAATAA
- a CDS encoding SIS domain-containing protein, whose protein sequence is MNDILKAGSYLNYLNAMLMETQITDNVGHTYSLDDGVARMVSELIIIRNNGGLLALVGNGGSAAIVDHVHNDLGLSCGMCTLVFTNTPSLTAASNDFGYAAAYERQLACWSDYQGALLAISSSGASENILRAAKKARAIGMKIFTMTGFQQDNPLRKMGELNFYIKSDSYGIVELAHSCIAHCVTDTILMTSKNEKKI, encoded by the coding sequence ATGAACGACATACTAAAAGCAGGATCCTACTTGAATTATCTTAACGCCATGTTGATGGAAACTCAGATAACCGACAATGTGGGGCATACGTATTCTTTGGATGATGGCGTTGCAAGGATGGTATCTGAACTTATCATCATTCGCAATAATGGCGGACTGCTGGCTTTGGTCGGCAATGGAGGCAGTGCTGCCATTGTGGATCATGTTCACAATGACTTAGGACTTTCATGCGGAATGTGTACTTTGGTTTTTACCAACACGCCATCCCTCACAGCAGCGTCCAACGATTTTGGATACGCTGCAGCTTACGAGCGTCAACTGGCCTGTTGGAGCGATTACCAAGGCGCATTGTTAGCGATCAGCAGTTCCGGGGCTTCTGAGAACATTTTGCGTGCAGCCAAAAAGGCCAGAGCAATTGGCATGAAAATTTTTACCATGACAGGTTTTCAGCAGGACAACCCTCTACGTAAAATGGGTGAGTTGAATTTCTATATTAAATCAGATAGTTATGGTATAGTCGAGCTCGCCCATTCCTGCATCGCACACTGCGTAACAGATACTATATTGATGACATCCAAAAACGAGAAAAAAATATAA
- a CDS encoding radical SAM protein, with product MTQDRYGIDTHKLMFHPERVAAWRSARQEWQELKSIYPLYVEISPFGACNHRCTFCALDYMGYKPHSLPLTIMKNRLAEMGKLGVKSVMFAGEGEPLLYKEINELAASAVSAGIDIAFTTNGVLMNQDFIETTLPQTSWIKVSCNAGTPETYSLVHNTSPKDFIRVCENLTKAVQIRDAHQTKVAIGVQMLLLPENASEAEILARICRDEIGADYLVIKPYSQHKQSLTRKYETIDYNNWLYLEEALAKLNNNRFHVVFRTQTMRKYLKKRVYETCLSTPFFWAYVASSGDLYTCSAYLGDQRFNIGNLLENDFKTIWEGSNRKANWELIKSGLDIESCRLNCRMDAINIYLWQLKNPPYHVNFI from the coding sequence ATGACCCAAGACAGATACGGCATTGATACACATAAGCTGATGTTTCACCCGGAGCGGGTAGCCGCATGGAGAAGCGCCAGGCAAGAATGGCAAGAACTCAAATCCATTTACCCATTGTATGTTGAGATTTCCCCGTTTGGGGCTTGCAACCACCGCTGCACCTTTTGTGCCCTGGACTACATGGGATATAAACCTCATTCGCTTCCCTTGACTATCATGAAAAATCGGCTTGCCGAAATGGGAAAATTAGGTGTAAAGAGTGTCATGTTCGCAGGAGAAGGGGAACCGCTGCTTTATAAAGAAATTAACGAACTGGCAGCATCGGCCGTTTCCGCCGGAATAGATATAGCCTTTACCACCAACGGGGTGTTGATGAACCAGGACTTTATTGAGACAACTCTTCCACAAACCAGTTGGATAAAGGTCAGTTGTAATGCCGGGACTCCGGAAACATACAGCCTCGTGCATAACACCTCCCCCAAAGATTTCATCCGGGTTTGTGAAAATCTCACGAAAGCCGTACAGATTCGGGACGCTCATCAAACGAAGGTTGCCATAGGCGTCCAAATGCTGCTACTACCCGAAAACGCGTCGGAGGCTGAAATTTTGGCTCGCATCTGCCGGGATGAAATCGGCGCTGATTACCTCGTAATAAAACCCTATTCCCAACATAAACAGAGCTTGACTCGGAAATACGAAACCATTGACTACAATAACTGGCTGTACTTGGAGGAAGCGCTGGCAAAGTTGAATAATAACCGTTTTCATGTAGTATTTCGAACCCAGACCATGCGTAAATACCTGAAAAAAAGGGTTTATGAGACCTGTTTGTCCACACCTTTTTTTTGGGCCTATGTTGCTTCTTCCGGCGATCTTTACACATGCAGCGCATATTTGGGAGACCAGCGCTTCAACATCGGAAATCTTTTGGAAAACGATTTCAAAACTATCTGGGAAGGATCCAACCGCAAAGCCAACTGGGAATTGATAAAAAGTGGGTTGGACATTGAATCCTGCAGACTCAACTGCCGTATGGATGCGATTAATATATACCTGTGGCAATTGAAAAATCCTCCTTACCACGTCAATTTCATATAA